A stretch of DNA from Tissierella sp.:
CTTAATCGCAAACTCTATTGTTAAACCTCTCCAAGAGGTGACAAAAGTTGCTGAAAAGATGGCTGATGGACAATTGAAGGTTAGAAGTGATATCACTTTACAGGACGAGATTGGTAAGCTTTCTAACACATTAAATTATATGGCTGAAGAACTAATAAAAAAAGAACAAATAAAGAATGATTTTATATCTTCCGTATCCCATGAACTACGTACACCCCTAACATCTATAAAGGGATGGGCAGTAACATTAAAATCTGAAGACTTACAGGGTAATGAAATTATTCTTGATGGCTTAGATATAATAGAAAAAGAAAGTGATAGGCTTAGTATTATGGTAGAGGAGCTTCTTGATTTCTCCAAGTTTGTTTCTGGTAGGATAAATCTTGAAAAAGATGTGTTTCAAGTAAGAGATACTATTGAAATGATAGGAAAGCAATTAACACCTCGTGCAGTAAATAATAAGATTAACTTTATTAAAAAAATAGATCAAGACCTAGGATATATGGTTGGTGATGAAAATAGAATAAAGCAAGTACTTATAAACCTTTTGGATAATGCTTTTAAATTTACATCTGAAGGTGGAGAGGTAGTTTTAAATGCTTATAAAGAAGATGATATATTAACATTAGAAGTCATAGACAATGGATCAGGTATTTCAGAAGATGATTTACCTAAAGTAGTTGAAAAATTCTATAAAGGCAAGGATAGTAAATCTCACAGTGGGATAGGGCTATCTATTTGCGACGAAATTGTAAAACTTCATAATGGTTCTATGGAAATATTATCAAATATTAATGAAGGTACTACAGTAATAGTTAAATTTCCATTGAAGGAGGCAAACATATGAAGAGATACTATGTGATATCTATTATAATAATGTTGATGGTTTTATTAACATCCTGCAGCATTGATAAATTCGATACAAAAGATAGAATAATTGCACCTAAAAATAATTTACCTCCCTTACAAGGAAAATGGATTGTAGAAAAATCTATAGATAGTCCTAATAGGAAAGCAGTAGATGAAGAATCTGAAACTATGGTAGGGAAAGAAGTTTTGTTTCACAAGGATGCAGTCGTAGTAGGTGGTAATTATGCAATTGAACCAAGATATAAATTGAAGAATGTAAAGCTTTCTGACTATATATTATATAAATATAAAATAGATCCAGAACATTTAGAGCTTGTAGAAGATGAAGCACAAATTGTGACTATACTTAGTAATAATCAGTACTTTTATGAATTCATAAAATATAATGATGAAGAAATGATTGTTTTTGATGATGATAGATTTTATTTCTTAAAAAAGAATATTGAACAAATAAGTAAGGAAGAAATAGATAGATACATTAATGTTGAGAATAAAATCATGAGAATATCTAATGTAGAAGAAGTAGATACATTACGCTCTGGAGTGCTGTTAGGTGTTAAATCTAATTCCTATGATGAATCCACCCAATTAAGCAAATGGGATTACAAAACAATATGGATAAGGTTTAACAATCGTTCAATAGCATCTGCTCATGAAATGAATAATTTACTAGTTCCTAGGAAAAAAGGATTTTGGTTAGTTGATGTAAATAGAGAAAAGAACGATGGAGGTTGGAAAGATCAAATAAGAGCTATTCAGAAAGGGAAATTAAAAGAAGATTTAATAGAGGAATCTACCTTTGGGTTAATGGGATTTTCTACTAAGATGTCACAAGACAAAGTGAATCCTTCCATACTAAAGAGTATCTTATATATTGGTAATGACTATGTCTCTACTGAGGTAATAAATGATTCGGAAAATAAAAAAATCTTACAAGTTTATCCTATTGATTACCTTGAAGAAGAAAAAGGTATTGAAATTTCAGATATAATAGGAGAGGATGGACTTAGGATATTTAAAGAAGGGGCCCAAAATTTAACCAAAGTAAGTTCCAATATCTTTTTAGATGAAGAGAGTTTTGGTCTAGCTAGGCGAAATGGGTATTGGATTATTAAGGGAAGAATTAATTATCAAGATAATGAAGAGGAACTTTATAAGGACTATAATATTAAGGTTATACCACCTAAAGAATTAATTAGCTACGACGATTTATCTATACCTTGGAGTATTATTAAATCTAAAGTACCTGAAGCTATAGATGCATTTACTTCACCCAATGAAGATATTATAATTATTGTTACAAGAAATAATCTACTAATCTATTCAATTTATGACCATGAGATTTCTAATCAAGAAATAGGAAGAATAAAATTAGCTAGTTCTGATAGTATTGTTATGGCAGAGTGGGCTACAGGTAGATATACAATCCTTTGGGAAGAAGAAGTTTTAAAGAATGGCAGTCAAATAACTAAGTACTAGGGGATGATATAATGGAAAGGTTTATAGAACATTTGGAGTTTGCCAAGATATTAGGCTTTGTAGCAGTTGGAGTTATGATTTTTACTGTAATAACACATTTTATATTCCAAAAGAATAGAGTAGTAAGATATATTCCAGGTATTATTTTCATTATTATTGGTCTGTATAATTTATTATATCTAGGGGGCCAGTCATCTTCTTTAGATGGTGTTAATAGATTACTTATAGTTACAATTACAATGATCTCGGGGTTTGTTGGTATATCAACAGGGCTTATTATTGGAGTTTTTAGAAAAGGTAAGGAATAAATTATATATACCAAACTTCTTTATGAGATGTAGATATTGCAGATGCTCCGGCTTTCAGACTGGATTCCAAATCAACTTTATCCGTAATTAGTCCACTAGCTATTACGGATATTTTTGTCTCATTAATAAAAGATTTAATTATTTTTGGCATTATTCCAGGGAGTATTTCAATAGCACCTGGTCGAATATTTTTAATAGAAGCAATGCCAGATTTTAATGAATCAGAATCTGGAATAAACAGTCTTTGTATAGTAAATACACCCATATCCTTACTAAGTTTCACTAAATTGCTTTTAGATGTTATAATTCCATCAGGATATATATTTTTAATTATATATTCTAAACCCCAAGTATCTTTAGAAAAACCATCTATAGAGTCTATAAGAATATAAAGACCCTTGTTTTTTAGCCTTACCTTATTGGATATTTCTTTTAGGTTAAAAATATTTCCAGATAAAATAAAAACAATTTCACAGGGAGAATCTAAAGCTAGTTCTAATTTGTCTAAATTATTCACTGCAGCAATTATTGGATTACGGCTGACTCTGTCATAAAAACTTGTCATAATCTCACTCCTAAATCATATTATAGATTGAAAAAAATACTATCCTTTAATAAGTTCTAATTTCTCATTTCTAGAAAGTTGTTTAATTGCATATTCTCTTTTCTGAGCAGCAATTTTATCTTCGAATTTTTCAAAATATATGAGTTTAACAGGTAATCTAGCTCTAGTACATTTAGATGCCTTACCCAAATTGTGTTGATGTATTCTATTGTCTAAATCAACTGTCCAACCAGTATATAGAGTATCATCACTACATTGTAATATATATACATAGCACATTTTCTCACCTAATCCTTTAAAATATTTCTCATTACTTTAGAGATAATATCAAAAGAATATCCTTTTCTTTGAAGAAAGCTACTTAGTTTTCTATATCTAGCATTCTCAGTATCTTTTTTATAGGATGGTAGTTTTTTCATAGCCAGCTCCATGGCTAATTCAAACTGTTCATCACGGTCTATAAATAGAAGGTCATCAATAATATCTTTGCTAATACCTTTTAATAGCAATTCATATTTAATTCTTTCAGGACCTAACTTATTAAGATTGATTTTATCATTAATAAAGGACATTGCAAAAGCTTTATCATTTAAGTAATTATTTTCAATGCAATAATCAATGGTATATGTTATATAAGATTCTTCAAATCCTTTACGCTTAAGTGCATTATAAATCTCTTTTACAGATCTTTGACGATATGATAATAAGTTAAGGGCATGATTGGTAACCTTATATTGCTCCTCAGATTTAAGGACTTCCTTTATAAAATCATCATCTACTTCCATATCCACTTCTAATTTATACTTATATCTTAACTCTTCCTCTATACCTATGGAAAAGAGGTTATCTACATAAATGTTAACCCTGTTTTTATTTCTTTGTGGTTCAATGCTTGTTATTTTCATGTATATCCCTCCTATGAACAGATTTTTTCATAAATCGTACTGTTTTATCCAGAATATTCACAGTAGCATAATCCTTCAATTTAGTATCAAAAGAATGATCAGCCTTTTTGTGAACTAAGAATTCATATTTGACTTTATATTCATTTAACTTTTTTACAAAATTTACTGAAGATTGGAAGGGAACTGTATTATCATTTTTTCCATGTACAACTAAAGTGGGTATCATACTTTCACTTACGTAATTTATAGGAGAATAATATTCATAAACTTTATCCAATTCTTGTGGATTGCCCTTCATTGTCTTAATAGTTGCAAATCTAGCAAACAAAGATTTATTATCTGATATAAATATATCCTTTAGATTAGTAGGTGGATAATATGCAACTACAGATCTTATACCATTCATTGCTTGATGGTTCTTCATTAATGTATTATAAGTAGAGTACAAAAGTGAGAGATGAGCTCCTGCAGAAAGTCCCATCAATATAATATTGGATATATCTATATTATATTCTTCGCGCTTCTTTTTAATGAAATCAAGTCCATCTGAGTAATCAGACAAAATATCTATCATAGTGTTTTTATATCCATATCTGTAGTCAATACTAGCTACTATAAATCCTTTTGCGGCTAAATACTTACACCAAGAAACATTATTTGGCTGATTTCGAAAACCTGAAATCCATCCACCTCCATGACAAAAATAAACCAAAGAGTGAGATTTCTTATGTTTCTCTAATGGAAACCATATATCCATTTTCAATTCTCTATTATTTGCCTTTTTATAGGTACAAGTTATTTTATCAAATTCCTTATTAATATCTATAGGTACTTTAGAGTTTAAAACTTTCCATATATATATTATGGCAGACATTAAAAAGTAATAAAAACCCAATGTAATATCCTGTATTGTTAATCCAATAAAAATAACAAATAAATAAAGTTTGTTGACTATGAAAAATGATTTATTAAATTTCCCCTTTTTCTTGTCCATTATATACCATCCTATTGTTATTTGTGTAAAGGGTTTTCTATTTTTTCAGACTTTAACAAGGATTTTTTCGATTCTTTATCATTTATATTTACCTTGTGTAACATATATCTAGCTAACAAATAAGAGAAAGGTAGCCAGTTTACATGAGAGATAGGAAGAACTTTACGATTAGACCCTTCCATTTCTTTAAACAATATATTTCTTGATGCTATGGGCAATGTAGTATCAAAAAGCGCATCTACAAAAGTAACCTTCTTCATATCTAATAGATGAGCATAAGAAATAGGATCTATTTTAAACAATGGGTGTATATCTTGTGAGTTCACTATTTCATCTAAAGACATGTTCTGTACCTGTGGAAATTGAGATTCATATATTTTATATAGATTATCTTTATCGTATAAGTCATATTTATCTTTAGTTCCATTAGCAAATATTTTTCTAACATAAGCTGTGGCTGGAGACTCATGTAATATTTTAGGAATATGACCGCCTGTTGTCATAAACAATGTATGAGATATTCGATTATCTAATGTAGAAACCATAGTACTGATCATACCACCTAAACAATACCCCAACAGTATATTATTTGATTTCCAATGTCCCAGTTGCTCCAGCACATCTATAGTTGACAGGGTATCAACAACACTATGTTCCCAGAATCTAAACATTTTGTCTACATCTGGATATAGAAAGGAACTACCACTTGTAGAATTATCTTCTACACGGGTATAATTACCAGGTAGTATTAAAATACTCGTATTTACACCAACAGATGCTAAATGTGGACCTAGCCACAATAAAAATTTAATATTCCTACTTCCAAGTCCATGGAGTATTAATGTAGAGGCTCTAATATTACCTTTAGGTTGGAAATTATAAAACTCTACCTTTTCTGTGCCTGGTGCAGGATTTTCATATAATGAATCATACCTGATATAACTACAGCGATATTCTCTTCCTTTAAATATATAACCTGATACAGTTTTAATTTCTCTTTTATTATAACTAAAATTAATCTTCAAATTTAATCCCTTCTTACAATTTTAATGGTATTATTATATCATAGACATCAAAGTAAGTAAAAATTCACAATAATTATTATAAATATTATAACAAAAAAAGCTTCTATAGAAGCGTTTAAAATTAAGTGAAGCTTTTCTTGAAATTCCAAGATTTTTAGTTATCTTTCTGATTAAATAAAATCCATAACCCTAGTAATATTAACAATACAGGCCAATACCTACCTAAATTTAATATTCGTAATGTAAACCAAGGGAAAATGGTCCTGGTTAATAGAAACCCACCCCAAATTATTAATCCTCCACCTATAATTAGAGGGGTATTTCGACGAATCTTTTCGTTTCTTTCATTATATTCGTCACTATAGATAACTCCGTCATCCTCAGGTATAACAAAACTACATATTAAATAAACTATAAATGCAGTACCAAAAGAAGAAAAACCCAAGAAAACACAACCAATACGAACTATAGTTGGATCAATCTTAAAATATTCTCCTAAACCACCACATACACCGGAAAAGACTCTGTCATTTTTTGAACGTTGTAATTTATTCAACTAAACACCTCCAAATATGTTGTATTAATATTTTATCAGATATATTTATATATTAATACATTAATTAGTTAAATATTACAAATTTATTTGATATCAAGGGTTAATTTAATTCACAATGGATATATTTTATGATAACATACTTATTAAGGTAGAATATGGAGGTAAATATTATGTATAATCTGTTAGCAATATTATTTAAATATTTATTCATTATTATTATATATCTATTTATCTTTAGCATTATTAGATTGATTTACTTAGATATAAAAGGTATAGATGGAATGAATTTAGATAATGCAACATATCTGAAGTTAATAAACAGAAAAGATTCATTACCTTTTAAAATGAAAGAATCTTATTCAATAGATGAGGCTATAAGTTTAGGAAGACATGGAGATAATGATATTGTGATTAAAGATCCATTTATATCAAAAAAACATTTTAAGATTATTGAAGATGAAAGTGAATTCTATTTAGAAGATCTTAACAGTTCTAATGGCACATATTTAAATTCTGATAAGATATATGACATAATGAAGTTGAAAAATGGAGATATAATTAGGGTTGGGCAGATTGAATTTTTATTTGTAGATAGAGGGTAGGGATAACTCATGTTGAGAAAGAATTTTATTGGTAAATCCCCAATAAATTTGTTGTTTATTTTTGAAGTATTAGGCTTACTACTACTTTTTGTTTATCAAGGGAAGAACTTAGATAAATTTACTTTAATGACAGGTATCGGCCTAGTGCTAATTATATATATTTCTAATTATATCCTTATTAAGTTTTCATCTGGAGATAACTATATATTTTTGATTGTTACCATGCTTTTATCAATAGGAATTATTATGATTTATAGGATTGATGAAGGGCTAGGTATTAAACAATTGATATGGATATCTGTGGGTATTATTGTTTATTTTACTACATATTTTCTTTTAAAATATATTAAAGGTTGGCAAAATTGGATTTATCTTTATATATCAGGAGCATATATTCTATTTCTATTGACATTTGCTCTAGCCAGTAGAAAAGGAGGAGCTCTAAATTGGATTGAGATAGGAGGGATTTCTTTTCAACCTGCTGAGATTACAAAACTCTTAATAATTTTTTTATTAAGTGCATATTATTCTAACGGGACAAAGATGAAAGAGATTAAAAATTCATCCTATTATTTAATGGGAATTATCTATTCCTATATTATTCTATTATTTTTACAGCGAGACTTAGGTACTGCTTTGATTTTTTATGCTATTTTTATTGTATTGCAATTTATTTATGAAGAAAATAGAAGGCTTTTGTTAATGAATATTGGTTTATTTGCCATAGGTGGTACATTAGGATATTTAATATTTGATCATGTTAAGATTAGATTTCAATCTTGGCTTAATCCATGGGAATATATTCAAAGTCAAGGGTATCAAATAACACAATCGTTATTTGCAATAGCTGAAGGTGGTTTTTTTGGTAAGGGGCTTGGGTTAGGTCATCCAGATTTTATTCCTGTGGTTTACACAGATTTTATTTTTTCAGCTATCTGTGAAGAAATGGGCATATTCACAGGTATTGGAATTATTATGTTATTTATGATCTTAGTATATAGGGGCTTTAAAATCGCTATTTCTCAAGATAATTTATTTTATAAGAATCTTGCTCTAGGAATAAGCACTTTATTTGGGATACAAGCTTTTATTATTTTAGGTGGTGTACTTAAAATGATACCTCTTACTGGACTTACTTTGCCCTTTATTAGTTATGGAGGTAGCTCAATGCTATCAAACTTTATTGCCCTTGGAATATTACAAAGATGCTCTGAGGAAATAGAGATTAAGGAGGTTAGCAATGAGCAAGGAGACTAAAAGAATAATCGTTGTCTTAATTGGATTTTGTTTTATGTTTATTTCTTTGATTGTTTATATAAGCTATTTTCAAGTATTTCAAGCCAATACAATAAAAAATAATAGCTATAATAAAAGACTATGGATTAATGAAGAGTCAATTTTAAGAGGCTCTATATTAGATAGGAATGGAAAGGTTTTAGTATATAGCGAGAAAAAGGATGATTTATATAACAGATATTATTTATTTGGAAGGTTATACAGTCATGTCATAGGATATAGTTATCGTGAATATGGTAAGACTGGTCTAGAACTTCAGTATAACAATACCTTATTAAACATAAATGAAAATGCAGCTATTAATGAAATAAAAAATATAGTAGCTCCTACAACGGAAGGTAATAGTATTAAGTTAACAATAGATCATGAACTTCAAGCCAAGGCTAGAACCTTGCTAAAGGGGAAAAAGGGTGCAATAGTAGCTATGAACCCTACTACAGGGGAAGTATATGCTATGGTAAGCTTACCAGATTTTGATGCATCAAATTTAAGGGAAGACTGGAAGGCAATATCTGAAAGTCCAGATAGCCCTCTAGTTAATAGAGCCACTCAGGGCTTATATCCTCCAGGTTCTATATTTAAAATTATACCTACAATAGCTGCACTTAATATGGAAGAATTGAATAAATCCTATGAATGTACTGGTAACACAAATATTAATGGATATATATTTAATGACTATCAAGGTAAAGCTCATGGTAGTATTGATTTAACTCAAGCATTGGTTAAATCTTGTAATACTTACTTTACCGAAAAAGCTATAGAAATTGGTAAAGATAATTTAGGTAGTGTAGCTGAAAAATTTCTGATAAACCATACTATACCCTTTGATATACCTACTAAAAAGTCACAATTTCCATACAAAGAAAACATGGGTGAAACAGATATTGCAGCTTCTGCAATTGGTCAAGGAAAGGTATTAGTTACACCATTAAATATGGCACTTATGGTTTCCGCAATAGGAAATCGAGGGGAAATTGTTGAACCAACCCTTATAAAAGAGGTAATTTCAAAGAATGGAAAAATAACAAAATCAAACTTACAACAAACACTTTCTCAGGCTACTGATGCTTTAACAGCTAATGAATTAAAAGATATGATGGTAGAAGTTATTAATGTGGGAACAGGAACAAATGCAAAGATTAAAAATATAAAAGTAGCAGGTAAAACTGGTACCGCAGAAAATACTTCTGGAAAATCCCATGCTTGGTTTGTTGGATTTGCACCTGCTGATGAACCTAAGGTAGCAGTTGCGGTTATATTAGAGGAAGAAGGATCCACAGGTGGGAAATCTGCGGCTCCAATTGCTAAGGATATTATGAATTATGTAATAAATAATATCAATGATTAAAGGGAGGTAATAAGATGGCAAGTAACAATGAAATACTTGAAAGAAAAGATGTCCCAAAAGATCAACAATGGGATTTGGAGTCAATGTTTGTTGATTTCAGTGAATGGGAAGAATCATTTAATAAAGCTAAAGAAATGGCTAGAAGTTTCGAATCCTATAAAGGACAAGTAGTATCTAGTAGTAAAAGTCTTTATAAAACTTTAACAGATATGGGTGAGTTAATTAGACTTACTGAGCATCTGTATTCATATGCTCATATGAAATTAGATGAGGATACAAGAGAGGGAAGTTCTCAAGCTTTATCAGATAGAGGATTGGGCTTATATGTAGAAGTAGGGGAGAAGGTTTCATTTGTTGAACCAGAGATTTTAACAATGGAAGCAAGTACATTAGAAAAATATTATGAAGAAGAACCAAAATTAAATATATATAGAAAACATATTGACAATATTATGAGACAAAAAGCTCATGTTTTATCTGCTAGAGAAGAATCTATATTAGCTCAATTAGGAGAAGTAGAAAACTCACCACAAAAGATATTTTCAATGTTAAATAATGCAGATATTAAGTTCCCTACAATTAAAGATGCAGATGGAAAAGATGTTGAGATTACTCATGGCAATTTTATTCCACTTATGGAATCCCCTAATAGGGATGTAAGAAAAGCTGCATTTGAAGCTCTATATACTACCTATAAAGGATTCAAAAATACTTTTGCAGCTTCCTTAAATGGAGATTTAAAGAAGAACATTTTTAATGCAAATGTAAGAAATTATAAATCAAGTAGGGAAGCATCTTTAGATAGAAATAATGTATCATTGTCTGTATATGATAACTTAATTAAATCCATTCATAATAACTTAGATAGTATGTATAAGTACATGGATATTAGAAAGAGAGCTTTAGGAGTAGAAGAATTGCATATGTATGATCTATATACTCCAATAGTTAAAGATGCAGATTTTAAGATACCTTATAAAGAAGGAGTAGAATTAGTCAAAAAAGCATTAATTCCACTTGGTGAAGAATATATGCAAGTAGTTGAAGAAGGATTCAGTTCAAGATGGATAGATATTTATGAAAATAGAGGAAAGAGATCTGGTGCTTATTCCGGTGGATCATATGACTCTAAGCCATTTATTCTATTAAACTACCATGATACATTAGATAATGTATTCACAACGGCTCATGAACTAGGGCATTCAATCCATAGTTATTTTACTAGAAAGACTCAACCTTATGTTTATGGAGATTATTCCATATTTGTTGCAGAAGTTGCATCTACAGCAAACGAATCTTTACTAATAGATTATATGTTGAAGAATGTAAAAGATAAGAATGAAAAATTATATCTTTTAAATCATTATCTAGAAAGCTTTAGAACTACAGTATTTAGACAAACTATGTTTGCAGAATTTGAAATGATAATAAATGAATATCTCGAAGCTGGAGGAGCATTAACAGCAGATTATTTATGCGAAACTTACAAAAAAATAAATGAACTTTATTATGGACCGAATATAGTTGTAGATGAAGAAATTTCAATGGAATGGGCGAGAATACCTCATTTCTACTACAATTACTATGTATTCCAATATGCAACAGGTTTCTCAGCAGCAGTTGCATTATCAGAAAAAATATTAGAAGAAGGCAAACCAGCAGTAGATAGATATATTAACTTTTTAAAGAGTGGAAGCTCAGATTATCCTATAAATGTGTTGAAGACTGCAGGAGTAGATATGACGACAGAAGAACCAGTAAATAATGCAATGAAATTATTTAGCAAACTAGTTGATGAGATGGATAAGTTAATATAGATTTAGATAACCCCATTATGGTAGATATAATGGGGTTTAGTTATTATAAGAATTTACTCTTTAGGTTATTCCAGTACATGTCCTTATCAAAGTTCAATCTAGTAATAGTTTTATCTGATAACTTGAGGTCAATAGATTTTATATTATTGTATTTAAATTCAATTCCGTCATTTATTAATAAAATTGAATTTTCATATCTTAATTCTGGTCTAATAGATATTACAATATCTCCTGGAACTACAGCACTATTTGGCAAAGATCTATAAGCCTTAGAACTAATAGGTGAGAGTGGAGTAAGCTGTAAAGTCTTTAGGGAGGGATATATAATGCTTCCACCACTGGAAAAGTTGTATGCAGTAGATCCAACAGGAGTTGATATTATAACTCCATCACCGCTAAATCTTTCAAGATGGTTGTTATCTAAGAAAATTTCCAGATGAACTACCTTAGATTTTATACCTTTAACTACTATTTCATTAACACCAGTCAAGAAAAATGATTTGTCTTTAGTGTAAATAGTTGCACTGACTAGAGATATTTTCTCTTCCACATAATCCTTGTCAATATACTTACTAATAAATTCATCAATATGTTCTGGCAGTATCTCTTGAAAGAAACCTAAATGACCAGTATTAATTCCAACAAAAGGAATCCTTGGAAATCTATTTCGATGAACTGCTCTTAGAAAGGCACCATCACCGCCTACACAAATATTAAGTTCTGCGTCATAGCTGTATTTCTCCGGTATAGTGAAATCTCTATTTTTAAGCTTTTCAATTAATAGCTGTGATGTTTTTCTTGATTCAAAATTGCTGTTTGAAATTACATTAATTATTCTGTTGTTGGTAATATTCACAAATTAACCCCCCAATTGGTTTTGGACTTTTAAAAATTATATAATCTGATATAATTAGCTTAGGTATATTATATAATAAAAGCACATAAAATTGGAGGAAATTATGAATTTGTTTGAAGAAAATGAAAGTACTGTTATTTTCAAAGTTAAAGAAGATAAGTTAGATTTGGAAAACTTTCTTATAAGCAAAGAGTTATCTGGAAGATTAATTAGAAGGTTATATAAAGAAAAAAAAATCTATGTTAATGGTAAATTTGTGAGAAAGGGTAGTATACTTAATATAGGAGATTTGGTATCCATTTATATGGATGATGAAATAGAGAATACCACAGCTGAAAAAATGGATATAGATATTGTTTACGAAGACTTTGACCTTTTAATATTAAATAAGCAACCGAATATTGTAGTTCATCCTACGAAGTCCCACCAAGAAAATACCTTATCCAATGGTATTGCCTATTATTTTCAAGAAAAGGGAATAAAAAAGAAAATTAGATTTGTAAACAGATTAGATATGGACACTACCGGTATACTAATAGTTGCCAAGAATCCTTTTGCCCATCAACAGATGGCATTGCAATTTGAATCTAATGAAGTAGAAAAAAAGTATCAGGCAATAGTTTCAGGAGCTGTAGAAAAGGAGCAGGCTTTTATTAATTTTCCAATTGGTAGAGAAGAAGATAGGAGTATTAGAAAAACAGTAATAGAAAATGGTCAAGAGGCTTTAACTAAATATACCCTCATAGAAAGATATAACAATGCTTCTTTCCTTGATGTTCAAATATTTACAGGTAGATCTCACCAAATAAGAGTTCATCTAGAGTATATAGGTCATCCAATAATAGGTGATACTTTGTATAATGAAGAAAGCCCTTATATTAATAGGCAAGCTCTTCATTCATATTATTTAAAAATAAAACATCCAAGAACAGGACAATTTATGGAGTTTATTGCTCCGTTACCAAAAGATATGAAAGAATTAATTAACCAGCTAAAGAATAAGTAAATACT
This window harbors:
- a CDS encoding ATP-binding protein codes for the protein MKKSIKTRLVKSFMLIILITVVILEVVLINGVKDYYYKNVEDILSSQIEFSIGYYLRYFSSETLEDIVIDDVDVFWQHTNAQVQILNSDGKLLMDSLGANNDDTRLLPDITKAINGEKGVWRGTVDYYEDPVMSVSMPIKDQDRVIGIIRFITSLHETNHIIWSISLILLWIGIIVVLFSGMVSILIANSIVKPLQEVTKVAEKMADGQLKVRSDITLQDEIGKLSNTLNYMAEELIKKEQIKNDFISSVSHELRTPLTSIKGWAVTLKSEDLQGNEIILDGLDIIEKESDRLSIMVEELLDFSKFVSGRINLEKDVFQVRDTIEMIGKQLTPRAVNNKINFIKKIDQDLGYMVGDENRIKQVLINLLDNAFKFTSEGGEVVLNAYKEDDILTLEVIDNGSGISEDDLPKVVEKFYKGKDSKSHSGIGLSICDEIVKLHNGSMEILSNINEGTTVIVKFPLKEANI
- a CDS encoding glycerol-3-phosphate responsive antiterminator, with protein sequence MTSFYDRVSRNPIIAAVNNLDKLELALDSPCEIVFILSGNIFNLKEISNKVRLKNKGLYILIDSIDGFSKDTWGLEYIIKNIYPDGIITSKSNLVKLSKDMGVFTIQRLFIPDSDSLKSGIASIKNIRPGAIEILPGIMPKIIKSFINETKISVIASGLITDKVDLESSLKAGASAISTSHKEVWYI
- a CDS encoding GIY-YIG nuclease family protein produces the protein MCYVYILQCSDDTLYTGWTVDLDNRIHQHNLGKASKCTRARLPVKLIYFEKFEDKIAAQKREYAIKQLSRNEKLELIKG
- a CDS encoding RecX family transcriptional regulator; this translates as MKITSIEPQRNKNRVNIYVDNLFSIGIEEELRYKYKLEVDMEVDDDFIKEVLKSEEQYKVTNHALNLLSYRQRSVKEIYNALKRKGFEESYITYTIDYCIENNYLNDKAFAMSFINDKINLNKLGPERIKYELLLKGISKDIIDDLLFIDRDEQFELAMELAMKKLPSYKKDTENARYRKLSSFLQRKGYSFDIISKVMRNILKD
- a CDS encoding alpha/beta hydrolase; the encoded protein is MDKKKGKFNKSFFIVNKLYLFVIFIGLTIQDITLGFYYFLMSAIIYIWKVLNSKVPIDINKEFDKITCTYKKANNRELKMDIWFPLEKHKKSHSLVYFCHGGGWISGFRNQPNNVSWCKYLAAKGFIVASIDYRYGYKNTMIDILSDYSDGLDFIKKKREEYNIDISNIILMGLSAGAHLSLLYSTYNTLMKNHQAMNGIRSVVAYYPPTNLKDIFISDNKSLFARFATIKTMKGNPQELDKVYEYYSPINYVSESMIPTLVVHGKNDNTVPFQSSVNFVKKLNEYKVKYEFLVHKKADHSFDTKLKDYATVNILDKTVRFMKKSVHRRDIHENNKH
- a CDS encoding alpha/beta hydrolase, with translation MKINFSYNKREIKTVSGYIFKGREYRCSYIRYDSLYENPAPGTEKVEFYNFQPKGNIRASTLILHGLGSRNIKFLLWLGPHLASVGVNTSILILPGNYTRVEDNSTSGSSFLYPDVDKMFRFWEHSVVDTLSTIDVLEQLGHWKSNNILLGYCLGGMISTMVSTLDNRISHTLFMTTGGHIPKILHESPATAYVRKIFANGTKDKYDLYDKDNLYKIYESQFPQVQNMSLDEIVNSQDIHPLFKIDPISYAHLLDMKKVTFVDALFDTTLPIASRNILFKEMEGSNRKVLPISHVNWLPFSYLLARYMLHKVNINDKESKKSLLKSEKIENPLHK
- a CDS encoding PspC domain-containing protein, producing the protein MNKLQRSKNDRVFSGVCGGLGEYFKIDPTIVRIGCVFLGFSSFGTAFIVYLICSFVIPEDDGVIYSDEYNERNEKIRRNTPLIIGGGLIIWGGFLLTRTIFPWFTLRILNLGRYWPVLLILLGLWILFNQKDN
- a CDS encoding FHA domain-containing protein, whose amino-acid sequence is MYNLLAILFKYLFIIIIYLFIFSIIRLIYLDIKGIDGMNLDNATYLKLINRKDSLPFKMKESYSIDEAISLGRHGDNDIVIKDPFISKKHFKIIEDESEFYLEDLNSSNGTYLNSDKIYDIMKLKNGDIIRVGQIEFLFVDRG